A single window of Venturia canescens isolate UGA chromosome 3, ASM1945775v1, whole genome shotgun sequence DNA harbors:
- the LOC122408155 gene encoding dnaJ homolog subfamily B member 6-like yields the protein MVDYYRILEISRVATPVEIKKAYRKLALKWHPDKNPDNLDESTRRFKEISEAYEVLVDEKKRRVYDQYGKEGLQIPGSKRRHESDIDPQMRQWFVFRDPEDVFREFFGTSPFNDLFDVLNGGSHHGHPRHSQSISLFGGLDLTSPFGSLFGGPMGMGGMGMGGMGMCGMELGMNMGGAEVFTSFGSMNSGGPNIKKTSTSTRFVNGKKITTQTICENNKETVMFYENDVLKSKTVNGVPQSLTLNEASTSRQVNHERINDPGTMGSHGPKMPHTDHLNRIKSNHHHHHHHHHHHPHTSTKHEKTKRK from the exons ATGGTCGACTATTACAGAATCCTCGAAATCAGCCGTGTCGCGACACcggttgaaataaaaaaagc ATACAGGAAGCTCGCTCTGAAATGGCATCCCGACAAGAATCCGGACAACCTCGACGAGTCCACCAGAAGATTTAAAGAAATTTCCGAGGCGTACGAGGTTCTCGTGGATg aAAAGAAACGTCGCGTTTACGATCAGTATGGAAAAGAAGGCCTTCAGATTCCTGGAAGCAAACGCAGACACGAGTCTGATATCGATCCACAAATGCGACAGTGGTTCGTTTTCCGAGATCCCGAAGATGTCTTTAGAGAATTTTTCGGCACATCGCCATTCAACGATTTGTTTGATG TGCTGAACGGAGGCTCGCACCACGGTCATCCAAGACACTCTCAGAGCATCAGCCTTTTCGGAGGCCTCGATCTCACGTCGCCCTTTGGTTCGCTTTTCGGAGGCCCCATGGGCATGGGCGGTATGGGTATGGGGGGTATGGGCATGTGTGGCATGGAGCTGGGCATGAACATGGGAGGTGCTGAAGTTTTCACCAGTTTCGGAAGTATGAATTCCGGCGGTCCTAACATCAAGAAGACGAGCACGTCCACGAGATTCGTCAATGGCAAGAAAATAACCACGCAAAC GATCTGCGAAAATAACAAGGAAACCGTAATGTTTTACGAAAATGACGTCCTCAAATCCAAGACGGTCAACGGCGTACCGCAGTCTCTAAC GTTGAACGAAGCATCGACCAGTCGTCAGGTGAATCACGAAAGAATCAACGATCCCGGAACAATGGGTAGCCACGGTCCGAAAATGCCGCACACCGATCACCTTAACAGGATAAAGTcaaatcatcatcatcatcaccaccaccaccaccatcaTCCACACACGAGTACCAAGCACGAGAAAACAAAGCGAAAGTAA
- the LOC122408162 gene encoding acyl-CoA-binding protein-like, giving the protein MSLDEEFNKAAEDVKELATQPSDADLLEIYSLFKQATVGDCNTERPGMFDFKGKAKWDAWDSKKGTCQETAKKAYIEKVKALVESIGKK; this is encoded by the exons ATGTCGCTCGATGAG GAATTTAATAAAGCTGCAGAAGATGTAAAAGAACTTGCGACTCAGCCAAGCGATGCTGATCTCTTGGAGATCTATTCACTGTTCAAGCAAGCGACTGTCGGTGACTGCAATACCG AGCGTCCAGGAATGTTTGACTTCAAGGGAAAAGCAAAGTGGGATGCATGGGATTCCAAAAAAGGAACCTGCCAGGAAACTGCAAAAAAAGCTTATATAGAAAAAGTTAAAGCACTGGTGGAATCGATtggcaaaaaataa